In the genome of Dehalococcoidia bacterium, one region contains:
- a CDS encoding enoyl-CoA hydratase/isomerase family protein, whose amino-acid sequence MPFVRYEEYGEHIRIITLNRPERLNAWGSQMAQEMEEAFARFADDPKGRVAILRGEGRAFCAGVDVKEWAERGEAPAFGGHYRRVFTSEWGTPALTKPVIGAVHGYCLGAGLNLVLMRCDIRIAAEGTKFGLPEVARGIMTLSTPFGYQNIPTCFLAELCFTAQMVDAQRALQFGMINMVVPLERLVPTALEMAQRIALHAPRAVQMTKENLLQVMAPSARAFLRERTLREQSFASPDAYEGMRAWVEKRAPRWQSS is encoded by the coding sequence ATGCCCTTCGTGCGTTACGAGGAGTATGGGGAGCACATCCGTATCATCACCCTCAATCGCCCCGAGCGCCTCAACGCCTGGGGGAGCCAAATGGCCCAGGAGATGGAGGAGGCCTTCGCCCGCTTCGCCGATGACCCCAAGGGGCGGGTGGCTATCCTGCGGGGGGAAGGAAGGGCCTTCTGTGCCGGGGTGGATGTGAAGGAGTGGGCCGAGCGCGGGGAGGCCCCCGCCTTCGGGGGGCACTATCGGCGTGTCTTCACCAGCGAGTGGGGCACCCCCGCCCTCACCAAGCCCGTCATCGGGGCGGTGCACGGCTACTGCTTGGGGGCGGGCCTCAACCTCGTCCTCATGCGGTGCGACATCCGCATCGCTGCAGAGGGCACCAAGTTCGGCCTGCCCGAGGTGGCCCGCGGGATCATGACCTTGAGCACCCCCTTCGGCTACCAGAACATCCCCACCTGCTTTTTGGCCGAACTGTGCTTCACCGCCCAGATGGTGGATGCCCAGCGCGCCCTGCAGTTCGGGATGATCAACATGGTCGTGCCCCTGGAGCGTCTGGTGCCGACGGCCTTGGAGATGGCCCAGCGCATCGCCCTCCACGCCCCCCGCGCCGTCCAAATGACCAAAGAGAACCTCCTGCAGGTGATGGCCCCGTCGGCGCGGGCCTTCCTGCGGGAGCGGACGCTCCGGGAGCAGTCCTTCGCCTCGCCCGACGCCTACGAGGGGATGCGCGCCTGGGTGGAGAAGCGCGCCCCCCGTTGGCAGTCGTCCTAG
- a CDS encoding uroporphyrinogen decarboxylase — protein sequence MPDQMTPRERVLAALAGQPVDRPPVSMWRHFFLEESDPSRMAQAMLAFQQAYRWDFVKVNPRAAYHGEDWGVRLRYQSDPFAQPEVVDWPVKTPQDWLALKPLDVQQGVLGQHLEALKTVIRGVGPQVPVLMTVFTPLAIAGRLANSDEVVAAHLRLYPEKVSYALDVITDTFIRFARACLEAGAGGLFFATTGWATALRLSRDEYARWGRPYDLRLLQSLPPAPFHLLHVCRDYNYLAEFRDYPVHAVNWDAHGAGNPSLAQGKALLGKCVVGGIPHRTLLMQGTPQQVAEAVHSLRGELGATGWMLGPGCTFPPQAPEANLRALREAIAA from the coding sequence ATGCCCGACCAGATGACCCCCCGCGAGCGCGTCCTGGCCGCCCTGGCCGGCCAGCCGGTGGACCGCCCCCCCGTGAGCATGTGGCGGCACTTCTTCCTGGAGGAGAGCGACCCCTCCCGCATGGCCCAGGCGATGCTGGCCTTCCAGCAGGCGTACCGTTGGGACTTTGTCAAGGTCAATCCCCGCGCCGCCTACCATGGGGAGGACTGGGGGGTGCGTCTGCGCTACCAAAGCGACCCCTTCGCCCAGCCGGAGGTGGTGGACTGGCCTGTGAAGACGCCTCAGGACTGGCTGGCTCTGAAGCCCCTGGATGTCCAGCAGGGGGTGCTGGGCCAGCACCTGGAGGCCCTCAAGACCGTCATCCGCGGGGTGGGCCCCCAGGTGCCCGTGCTCATGACCGTTTTCACCCCCCTTGCTATTGCCGGGCGCCTGGCCAACAGCGACGAGGTGGTGGCCGCCCACCTGCGCCTCTATCCCGAGAAGGTCTCCTACGCCTTGGATGTGATTACCGATACCTTCATCCGTTTCGCCCGCGCCTGCCTAGAGGCTGGCGCCGGCGGCCTGTTTTTCGCCACCACCGGCTGGGCCACTGCCCTGCGCCTGTCTCGCGACGAGTATGCCCGCTGGGGCCGTCCCTACGACCTGCGCCTGTTGCAGTCCCTGCCCCCTGCCCCTTTCCACCTGCTCCATGTGTGTCGCGACTACAACTATCTGGCCGAGTTCCGGGATTACCCGGTGCACGCCGTCAACTGGGATGCCCACGGCGCGGGCAATCCCTCCCTTGCCCAAGGGAAAGCTCTCTTGGGGAAATGCGTGGTGGGGGGCATTCCCCACCGCACCCTGCTGATGCAGGGCACGCCCCAGCAGGTGGCCGAGGCGGTGCACTCCCTGCGGGGGGAGTTGGGGGCAACGGGGTGGATGCTGGGGCCGGGGTGCACCTTCCCCCCTCAAGCGCCCGAGGCCAACCTCCGTGCCCTGCGGGAGGCTATCGCCGCCTAA
- a CDS encoding enoyl-CoA hydratase/isomerase family protein, translated as MATTSVVRYEMRGPGAWITFNRPEKRNAFNLDLVQEASAALRRAEDDLAIRAIVFAGEGPVFSAGLDFRMALELDTAGYRRYREALAGLHEAIRWGSKPVIARVHGDAYGAGVTLLGVCDVVIAVRTARFGIREVNAGLQAGGAFFFDIGRLRSLDLTLTGRIFTAEEAERWGMVTRAVHPEELDAVVQEYVDTFATLPPLSLAYTKRSMNTLLDMAGYGAHRRISVEFSTLLHATEDRREAQRAFLEKRTPVFKGR; from the coding sequence ATGGCAACCACCAGCGTGGTGCGCTATGAGATGCGTGGGCCGGGGGCGTGGATCACGTTCAACCGCCCCGAGAAGCGCAACGCCTTCAACCTGGACCTGGTGCAGGAGGCCAGTGCCGCCCTGCGCCGCGCCGAGGACGACCTCGCCATCCGGGCCATTGTGTTCGCCGGGGAGGGGCCAGTGTTTTCGGCTGGCCTGGACTTCCGTATGGCCCTGGAGTTAGACACCGCCGGCTACCGCCGGTATCGGGAGGCCCTGGCGGGGTTGCACGAGGCCATCCGTTGGGGTAGCAAGCCCGTCATCGCCCGCGTGCACGGCGACGCCTACGGCGCAGGGGTTACCCTACTGGGGGTATGTGATGTGGTCATCGCCGTGCGCACCGCTCGCTTCGGCATTCGGGAGGTCAACGCTGGCCTCCAGGCGGGCGGGGCTTTCTTCTTTGACATCGGGCGCCTGCGCTCCCTTGACCTCACCCTCACCGGCCGCATCTTCACCGCCGAGGAGGCCGAACGGTGGGGCATGGTCACGCGTGCCGTGCACCCGGAGGAGTTGGACGCCGTGGTGCAGGAGTATGTGGACACTTTCGCCACCTTGCCCCCCCTTTCCCTTGCCTACACGAAGCGCTCTATGAACACCCTCCTGGACATGGCCGGCTACGGTGCCCACCGCCGTATCTCCGTGGAGTTCAGCACCCTCTTGCACGCCACCGAAGACCGCCGAGAGGCCCAGCGGGCCTTCCTGGAGAAGCGCACGCCCGTCTTCAAAGGGAGGTAG
- a CDS encoding pyridoxal phosphate-dependent aminotransferase, producing MAIAQKVRHAMEQGSWIRRMFEEGARLKARYGPDKVFDLSLGNPILEPPEAFRRLLQEVAHAPSPGMHRYMPNAGFLETRAAVAAYLQRQTGLPFTAEDVVMTCGAGGALNVALKALLDPGDEVIILSPFFPEYPFYADNHGGVVRIVPTDATFQPDPERIRQALTPNTRALILNSPHNPTGVVYTAPVVRAVGEVLRYGEARFGRPLYLISDEPYSKLVYDGVQVPSVFAAHPRTLVATSFSKDLSLPGERIGYLAVHPHCPDKSEVVDACIFANRVLGFVNAPALMQVLVRSLLDVTVDIGWYQKRRDWLYTALTEMGYQVVKPQGAFYLFPRSPIPDDIAFVQRLQEERVLVVPGSGFGTPGHFRIAYCVEEGVIEGALEGFRRVARALALR from the coding sequence TTGGCCATTGCCCAGAAGGTGCGCCACGCCATGGAGCAAGGCTCGTGGATTCGGCGCATGTTTGAGGAGGGGGCGCGCCTGAAGGCGCGCTATGGCCCCGATAAGGTCTTTGACCTGTCCCTGGGCAATCCCATTCTGGAGCCCCCCGAGGCCTTCCGACGTCTCCTGCAGGAAGTGGCTCACGCCCCCAGCCCGGGGATGCACCGCTACATGCCCAACGCCGGCTTCCTGGAGACCCGCGCTGCCGTGGCCGCCTACTTGCAGAGGCAGACGGGCCTTCCCTTCACCGCTGAGGATGTGGTGATGACCTGCGGTGCAGGGGGCGCACTCAATGTAGCCTTGAAGGCTCTGCTGGACCCGGGCGATGAGGTGATCATCCTGTCGCCCTTCTTCCCCGAATACCCCTTCTATGCGGACAACCACGGGGGCGTGGTGCGCATCGTGCCCACCGACGCCACCTTCCAGCCCGACCCGGAGCGCATCCGCCAGGCTCTCACCCCCAACACCCGCGCCCTCATTCTTAACTCGCCCCACAACCCCACAGGGGTGGTCTACACAGCCCCGGTTGTGCGCGCCGTGGGGGAAGTGCTCCGCTATGGGGAGGCCCGCTTTGGCCGTCCCCTCTACCTGATTAGCGACGAGCCCTACAGCAAGTTGGTCTACGACGGGGTGCAGGTGCCCAGTGTGTTCGCTGCGCATCCCCGCACCCTGGTGGCCACCTCCTTCTCCAAAGACCTCTCCCTCCCGGGGGAGCGCATCGGCTACTTGGCGGTGCATCCCCACTGCCCCGACAAAAGCGAGGTGGTGGACGCCTGCATCTTCGCCAACCGTGTTTTGGGTTTTGTGAACGCCCCCGCCCTAATGCAGGTGTTAGTGCGTTCCCTTTTGGATGTCACGGTAGACATCGGCTGGTATCAGAAGCGTCGGGACTGGCTCTACACGGCTTTGACGGAGATGGGCTACCAGGTGGTGAAGCCCCAGGGGGCCTTCTACCTGTTTCCTCGCTCCCCCATCCCCGACGACATCGCCTTTGTGCAGAGGCTGCAAGAGGAGCGGGTGCTGGTGGTGCCGGGGAGTGGGTTCGGGACGCCCGGCCACTTCCGCATCGCCTACTGCGTGGAGGAGGGGGTGATTGAAGGGGCACTGGAGGGCTTCCGCCGGGTGGCCCGGGCGCTGGCCCTGCGCTAA
- the purF gene encoding amidophosphoribosyltransferase translates to MHDSPREACGIFGVYAPGEDVARITFFGLFALQHRGQESAGIATADGVSLFLHKDMGLVSQVFREGDLHRLRGHMAIGHTRYSTTGSSRPQNAQPIRVEGANGVLALGHNGNVINAKQWRTRLEAEWGCRFTTSTDSEVIAHLLANAPGRDWGERAAFLMRTLEGAYSLVVLTPTTLLAIRDPLGVRPLCLGRFNGGWVVASETCALEHIGATFLREVEPGEVVQVNAPFPHTLYKAPAPKRALCVFEFIYFARPDSRMDGLLLYNARRRMGQELAREHPVDADLVIGVPDSSIPAAQGFAEASGIPYAEGLIKNRYVWRTFIQPDQRIRDLGVRLKFNPLREVLEGKRLVVVDDSIVRGTTTPHVVNLLRRAGAREVHMRITAPPICWPCPFGIDMATRAELIAAHKSVEEIRQAIGADSLGYLSLPGLYRALGLPRDRFCDACFSGAYPVDVQLEMDKLALERV, encoded by the coding sequence GTGCACGACTCTCCCCGGGAGGCGTGTGGCATCTTTGGGGTGTACGCCCCAGGGGAGGATGTAGCCCGTATCACCTTCTTCGGCCTGTTTGCCCTCCAGCATCGCGGCCAGGAGAGCGCCGGCATCGCCACGGCTGATGGGGTCTCCCTCTTCCTGCACAAGGATATGGGGCTGGTCTCCCAAGTGTTCCGAGAGGGGGATCTGCACCGCCTGCGGGGGCATATGGCCATCGGCCACACCCGCTACTCCACCACCGGCTCCAGCCGCCCCCAGAACGCCCAGCCCATCCGTGTGGAGGGGGCCAACGGCGTCCTGGCCCTGGGGCATAACGGGAATGTCATCAACGCCAAGCAGTGGCGCACCCGCCTGGAGGCCGAGTGGGGGTGTCGGTTCACCACCTCCACCGATTCGGAGGTGATTGCCCACCTGTTGGCCAACGCCCCTGGGCGGGACTGGGGGGAGCGGGCCGCCTTCCTTATGCGGACGCTGGAAGGGGCCTATTCCCTGGTGGTGCTGACACCCACTACCCTGCTGGCCATTCGGGATCCGTTAGGGGTGCGTCCCCTGTGCCTGGGGCGGTTCAATGGCGGATGGGTGGTCGCCTCGGAGACCTGCGCCCTGGAGCACATCGGGGCCACCTTCCTGCGGGAGGTGGAGCCAGGGGAGGTGGTGCAGGTGAACGCCCCCTTCCCCCACACCCTTTACAAGGCCCCCGCCCCCAAGCGCGCCCTGTGCGTGTTTGAGTTCATCTACTTCGCCCGGCCGGACAGCCGTATGGACGGCCTTCTGCTCTACAATGCCCGCCGGCGCATGGGGCAAGAACTGGCGCGAGAGCATCCCGTGGATGCCGATCTGGTCATCGGAGTGCCCGATTCGTCCATTCCCGCCGCCCAGGGGTTTGCCGAGGCGTCGGGGATCCCTTATGCTGAAGGGCTTATCAAGAACCGCTATGTGTGGCGCACCTTTATTCAGCCCGACCAGCGCATCCGCGACCTCGGGGTGCGTCTGAAGTTCAACCCCCTGCGGGAGGTGTTGGAGGGAAAGCGCCTGGTGGTGGTGGACGATTCCATTGTGCGGGGGACGACGACGCCCCATGTGGTCAACCTTTTGCGCCGGGCCGGGGCCAGAGAGGTGCACATGCGCATCACCGCCCCGCCCATCTGCTGGCCCTGCCCCTTCGGTATTGATATGGCCACCCGTGCCGAACTCATCGCCGCCCACAAGAGCGTGGAGGAAATTCGCCAGGCCATCGGGGCCGACTCGCTGGGGTATTTGAGCCTCCCGGGGTTGTATCGGGCCTTGGGTTTGCCCAGGGACCGCTTTTGCGACGCCTGCTTCTCGGGGGCATATCCCGTGGATGTGCAGTTGGAGATGGATAAACTGGCCCTGGAGCGGGTGTAG
- a CDS encoding lamin tail domain-containing protein: MVIRCIFYDGRVPRTEADEYVEIEHQGQSPVNLQGWVLKDISDGSPSFTFPSFVLQPGRRIRVYTNQVHPEWGGFSFNWGRAIWDNTNPDTAALYDATGNEVSRKSYPPGC, translated from the coding sequence GTGGTCATCCGCTGCATCTTCTACGATGGGCGGGTGCCCCGCACCGAGGCCGACGAGTATGTGGAGATTGAGCATCAAGGGCAGAGCCCCGTCAACCTCCAGGGGTGGGTGCTCAAAGACATCTCCGACGGCTCGCCCTCCTTTACCTTCCCCTCTTTTGTCCTTCAGCCCGGGCGGCGTATACGGGTGTATACCAACCAGGTGCATCCCGAGTGGGGCGGGTTCTCCTTCAACTGGGGACGCGCCATCTGGGATAACACCAACCCCGATACCGCCGCCCTCTACGATGCAACGGGGAACGAGGTCTCCCGCAAGAGCTACCCGCCAGGGTGCTGA
- a CDS encoding phosphoribosylanthranilate isomerase gives MLVKICGLRSLEDLHAAAEAGADLVGIVFVPGVRRRVEPDVAEEMVKRFRRERQGGHLPRVVGLFARQPLEEVQAVARQVGLDMVQLCGDEDIPFALQVGLPVLRAVHILGSGPTSVAQVEGQVRALEEAGITPLLDRGGGPQPGGLGKPFDWTVAQALAQKGRRFFLAGGLTPDNVAQAVRLVRPYGVDVSSGVETNGVKDYDKVRAFVRAAREASATC, from the coding sequence ATGCTGGTGAAGATCTGCGGCCTGCGCTCACTGGAGGACCTCCACGCCGCTGCCGAGGCGGGGGCCGACTTGGTGGGTATCGTGTTTGTGCCGGGGGTGCGGCGGCGGGTGGAGCCAGATGTGGCCGAGGAGATGGTAAAGCGCTTCCGCCGCGAGCGCCAGGGTGGGCACCTGCCCCGGGTGGTGGGCCTGTTCGCCCGCCAGCCGTTGGAAGAGGTGCAGGCCGTGGCGCGCCAGGTGGGCCTGGATATGGTGCAACTGTGCGGGGACGAGGATATCCCCTTCGCCTTACAGGTGGGCCTGCCCGTCCTGAGGGCCGTGCATATCCTCGGCTCCGGCCCTACCTCTGTGGCCCAGGTGGAGGGGCAGGTACGGGCGCTGGAGGAGGCGGGGATCACCCCCCTTTTGGACCGGGGCGGGGGGCCACAGCCGGGGGGCTTGGGCAAGCCCTTTGACTGGACGGTGGCCCAGGCTCTGGCCCAGAAGGGGCGTCGCTTCTTCCTGGCGGGTGGTCTCACCCCTGACAATGTGGCCCAGGCAGTGCGCCTTGTGCGCCCCTACGGGGTGGATGTCTCCAGCGGGGTGGAGACCAACGGCGTCAAGGACTACGACAAGGTGCGGGCCTTCGTGCGGGCAGCACGGGAAGCCAGCGCCACGTGCTAG
- the trpB gene encoding tryptophan synthase subunit beta produces the protein MVHTPLSSLPDARGRFGPYGGRFVPETLMSALAELEEAYRAVRHDPSFQQELAHLLRTYVGRPTPLTFARNLTTHLGGGKVYLKREDLAHTGAHKINNALGQALLAKRMGKRRIIAETGAGQHGVATATACAVLGLECVIYMGSEDMRRQGLNVFRMRLLGAEVRPVEGGSRTLKDAINEAMRDWVTHVRTTFYILGSVVGPHPYPMMVRDFQAVIGREARQQILEAEGRLPDYLVACVGGGSNAMGLFYPFLDDLGVHLVGVEAGGKGLETGQHAASLTAGRPGVLHGSYSYLLQDAHGQVRETHSISAGLDYPGVGPEHAWLKDTGRATYTAVTDQEALEGLQTLARLEGIIPALEPAHAVAYALRLVPTLPPSALVVIGISGRGDKDMETVARALGMGNRQADL, from the coding sequence ATGGTGCACACGCCCCTATCGTCCCTCCCCGATGCCCGTGGACGCTTCGGCCCCTATGGGGGGCGGTTCGTCCCCGAAACCCTCATGAGCGCCCTGGCCGAACTGGAGGAGGCCTACCGCGCTGTCCGCCACGACCCCTCCTTCCAGCAGGAGTTGGCCCACCTCCTCCGCACCTATGTGGGGCGTCCCACACCCCTTACCTTCGCCCGCAACCTCACCACCCACCTGGGCGGGGGGAAGGTCTACCTCAAACGGGAGGATCTGGCCCACACAGGTGCCCACAAAATCAACAACGCCCTGGGACAGGCCTTGCTGGCCAAGCGCATGGGCAAACGGCGCATCATTGCCGAAACGGGGGCGGGCCAGCACGGTGTGGCCACTGCCACCGCCTGCGCCGTCTTGGGCTTGGAGTGTGTCATCTACATGGGGAGCGAGGATATGCGCCGGCAGGGGCTGAATGTGTTCCGCATGCGCCTGCTGGGGGCCGAGGTGCGCCCTGTGGAGGGGGGGTCCCGCACCCTCAAAGACGCCATCAACGAGGCCATGCGGGACTGGGTTACCCATGTGCGCACCACTTTCTACATCCTGGGAAGCGTGGTGGGGCCCCACCCCTATCCCATGATGGTGCGGGACTTCCAGGCGGTCATCGGGCGGGAGGCGCGCCAGCAAATCCTGGAGGCCGAGGGGCGCCTGCCCGATTACCTGGTGGCCTGTGTGGGCGGGGGGAGCAACGCCATGGGCCTCTTTTACCCTTTCCTGGATGACCTGGGGGTGCACCTGGTGGGGGTGGAGGCGGGTGGGAAGGGGCTGGAGACCGGCCAGCACGCCGCTTCCCTGACGGCGGGACGGCCGGGGGTGCTCCACGGCTCCTACAGTTACCTGCTGCAGGATGCGCATGGCCAGGTGCGGGAGACCCATAGCATCTCGGCGGGGCTGGACTACCCTGGCGTGGGCCCCGAGCACGCATGGCTGAAGGATACGGGGCGGGCCACCTACACCGCCGTTACCGACCAGGAGGCCCTGGAGGGCCTGCAGACCCTTGCCCGCCTGGAGGGCATTATCCCCGCATTGGAGCCGGCCCATGCGGTGGCCTATGCGTTGCGGTTAGTGCCCACCCTACCTCCCTCGGCCTTGGTGGTGATTGGAATCAGCGGGCGGGGGGATAAGGACATGGAGACGGTGGCCCGCGCCCTGGGCATGGGGAACAGGCAGGCAGATTTATGA
- a CDS encoding TRAP transporter substrate-binding protein: MNQRSGMHLVGVVISVLLALFALSCARAATPTPSRPAPAAPVAPAAAPTPAPTPTPAPVQPEFRLKFVGTNRTFPQFQLMQWWGDELTKRTNGRVVVEYTSLPELGLTGFEMVRVMRAGLVDVADVLPGYVSGDLPLLEGADIAGLFHSYDTYQPAFQAWLKVLKENEEKMGGKFIGAHAWSNQYLFSRKPIRDLSDLKGMKVRIWFTSLADYLRALGAEPVTIPFAEVYTAMERGTVDGVVTGSDAGYNAKLYEVSKYLVDIGVGPKMTAVVISKKTWDKLPPDVRKVIEDLEPELIRRGFQMGRETTETGIKGNIEKGMEFIPAKPEWYATFKEIVEKQVVPAWVKRAGADGKKAFNNVLGPLVGYTIP; the protein is encoded by the coding sequence ATGAATCAGCGGAGCGGGATGCATCTTGTGGGTGTGGTGATTAGTGTATTGCTCGCTCTTTTTGCGCTTTCGTGCGCCCGTGCCGCGACGCCGACGCCCTCCCGTCCCGCGCCCGCTGCGCCGGTGGCTCCGGCCGCTGCCCCCACCCCTGCTCCCACCCCGACACCAGCTCCCGTCCAACCCGAGTTTCGCCTGAAGTTTGTGGGCACCAACCGCACCTTTCCCCAGTTCCAACTGATGCAATGGTGGGGGGATGAACTCACCAAGCGCACCAACGGGCGCGTGGTAGTGGAGTATACCAGCCTCCCCGAACTGGGGCTGACGGGGTTTGAGATGGTGCGGGTGATGCGGGCAGGGTTGGTGGATGTGGCCGATGTACTTCCCGGCTATGTGTCGGGCGACTTGCCTTTGCTGGAGGGGGCCGACATCGCCGGCCTGTTCCACTCCTACGACACCTACCAGCCGGCCTTCCAGGCGTGGTTGAAGGTGCTGAAGGAGAACGAGGAGAAGATGGGGGGCAAGTTCATCGGTGCCCACGCCTGGTCCAACCAATACCTGTTCAGCCGTAAACCCATCCGCGACCTGTCGGACCTCAAAGGGATGAAAGTGCGCATCTGGTTCACCTCGCTGGCGGACTACTTGCGTGCCTTGGGAGCCGAGCCTGTAACCATCCCGTTTGCCGAGGTCTACACCGCTATGGAGAGGGGAACAGTGGACGGGGTTGTCACAGGCTCCGACGCGGGCTATAACGCAAAACTCTACGAGGTGTCCAAGTACTTGGTGGATATCGGGGTCGGCCCCAAGATGACGGCGGTGGTGATCAGCAAGAAGACATGGGATAAACTGCCTCCCGATGTGCGGAAGGTGATTGAAGACCTGGAGCCTGAGTTGATACGGCGGGGCTTCCAAATGGGGCGCGAAACCACCGAGACGGGCATCAAAGGGAACATAGAGAAGGGGATGGAGTTTATCCCCGCCAAGCCGGAGTGGTACGCCACTTTCAAGGAGATCGTGGAGAAGCAAGTGGTGCCCGCCTGGGTGAAACGGGCCGGCGCCGACGGGAAGAAGGCGTTTAACAATGTGCTGGGCCCCCTAGTGGGATATACCATCCCCTAA
- a CDS encoding TRAP transporter small permease, whose amino-acid sequence MRLAPAQAPPRLAQVVMRVYRMVGYVAEGMALFSGALFLLVAFYTTADVIGRRFGTFSGVTDEVSAYVLVTGAMWGLAFALRTGAHVRIDVLLPVLPRPVRQGLDIVATLLMGLFAGILAFYAWRMAMVSWDLKAKALGLLGAPLYIPQWMMAWGLSVLVLEAVLLVAVKLVSVLFLGGQEVAGSPPQEEG is encoded by the coding sequence ATGCGTCTCGCCCCGGCACAGGCGCCTCCCCGCCTCGCACAGGTGGTGATGCGTGTCTATCGGATGGTGGGGTATGTGGCGGAGGGGATGGCCTTGTTCAGCGGGGCATTGTTCCTGCTGGTCGCTTTCTATACCACGGCCGATGTCATCGGCCGGCGTTTCGGCACCTTCTCCGGCGTTACCGATGAGGTGAGCGCCTATGTGCTGGTTACGGGGGCCATGTGGGGGCTGGCCTTCGCCTTACGCACAGGTGCCCATGTGCGCATTGATGTGCTCCTGCCGGTGCTCCCGCGCCCCGTGCGCCAGGGCTTGGACATTGTGGCGACCCTGTTGATGGGCCTCTTCGCTGGGATTCTGGCTTTTTACGCCTGGCGGATGGCTATGGTCTCGTGGGACCTGAAGGCGAAGGCCCTGGGGCTGTTGGGCGCGCCCTTGTATATCCCCCAGTGGATGATGGCGTGGGGCCTCTCGGTGCTGGTGCTGGAGGCGGTTCTCCTCGTCGCCGTCAAGCTAGTGTCTGTGCTGTTCCTGGGAGGACAAGAGGTCGCCGGCTCCCCGCCACAGGAGGAGGGGTAG
- a CDS encoding TRAP transporter large permease subunit yields the protein MAVLALALAGGLMLVFFLLGLYVAVALGLIAFTLMFFLSDRPVWESVAQIAWNVNVNVVLVAIPLFVLMGELLLRSGLSERLYQTMSKWVGRLPGGLLHSNIAACAVFAAVSGSSVATAATISSVALPHFRAKNYNERMVIGSLAAGGTLGILIPPSINMIVYALLADESIGRLYMGGVFPGLLLTLSFMGVIAVIAKIWPRVAPVEPPVPWRERLLGLVSMLPIVGLIFLVLGTIYFGVATATEAASFGVAGAFLLALVNRRVSWSMLRETLLSTVMTTSMIMLILSAAFIINFILAHLGAPAALARAVSDAGFTPLQMVLVLIGFYILLGTFMDGFSMMVITIPILVPILQDLGINKVWFGILVVMLTEAALISPPEGLNLYVLHGLRKRAIGMRKGTIVDVWIGVLPFLVAIILTLALVVLFPDIVLWLPNTMKGR from the coding sequence ATGGCGGTCCTGGCCTTGGCCCTGGCGGGTGGGCTGATGCTGGTATTCTTCCTGCTGGGGCTGTATGTGGCCGTAGCCCTGGGGCTGATCGCCTTTACCCTGATGTTCTTCCTGAGCGATCGCCCCGTATGGGAGAGTGTAGCCCAGATTGCATGGAATGTGAATGTCAATGTAGTGCTGGTGGCCATCCCCCTGTTCGTGTTGATGGGAGAGTTGCTCCTGCGCAGCGGCCTCAGCGAACGGCTCTACCAGACCATGTCCAAATGGGTGGGGCGCTTGCCGGGGGGCTTGTTGCACAGCAACATCGCTGCGTGCGCCGTTTTTGCAGCGGTGTCGGGGTCCAGCGTGGCCACGGCGGCCACCATCTCGTCGGTTGCCCTTCCCCACTTCCGCGCCAAGAACTATAACGAACGGATGGTCATCGGGTCGCTGGCGGCGGGGGGCACTTTGGGCATCCTCATCCCCCCCAGTATCAACATGATCGTTTACGCCTTGCTGGCCGACGAGTCTATCGGGCGGTTGTATATGGGGGGTGTGTTCCCGGGGCTGCTCCTCACCCTATCGTTCATGGGGGTGATCGCCGTCATCGCCAAGATATGGCCCCGAGTGGCTCCGGTGGAGCCGCCCGTGCCCTGGCGGGAGCGGTTGTTGGGGCTGGTGAGCATGCTCCCCATTGTGGGGCTGATCTTTTTGGTGCTGGGGACGATCTATTTCGGCGTGGCCACGGCAACAGAGGCGGCCAGTTTCGGGGTGGCGGGGGCGTTTCTGCTGGCCCTGGTGAACCGCAGGGTGTCCTGGTCCATGCTGCGGGAGACGCTCCTCTCTACGGTGATGACCACCTCTATGATCATGCTCATCCTGTCGGCGGCGTTTATCATCAACTTCATCCTGGCCCATTTGGGAGCGCCCGCAGCCTTAGCGCGAGCAGTGTCCGATGCGGGCTTCACTCCCCTGCAGATGGTGCTGGTCCTCATCGGGTTCTATATCCTGCTGGGGACCTTTATGGACGGCTTCTCCATGATGGTGATTACTATTCCCATCCTCGTGCCCATTCTGCAGGATTTAGGCATCAACAAGGTGTGGTTCGGCATCCTGGTGGTGATGCTGACGGAGGCCGCCCTGATCAGCCCGCCGGAGGGGTTGAACCTGTATGTTCTGCACGGGTTGCGCAAACGCGCTATAGGGATGCGCAAGGGGACCATCGTGGATGTGTGGATTGGGGTGCTCCCCTTCTTGGTGGCTATCATCCTCACTCTGGCCCTGGTGGTGTTGTTCCCCGACATCGTGCTGTGGCTTCCCAATACCATGAAGGGGCGCTAA